Within Actinobaculum sp. 313, the genomic segment GGAGCTTGCTGCACGAGCGCCAACGAATTGGTCGGCGGTTACAGGCACGATTCCACGCTCGTGTAGTAGATCGTAGAAACCTGCGGAAGTTAGTTCCTGCGGGCTTGGCGCTATTGCTGCGGGCAAAAGATTCGCCATGAGAGCCAGAGGCTGGCCGTCGGCACTGCGTAAACGGAGCATGCTGACGACCGGTACACCCACTTCCGTTCCAAGTACTTGAGCATCGCCCGCGGTAGCGGCGCGCTCTTCGTATTCCAGTACGGATGTGGTCACCTCGTGCCCTGCAGCCAGAAGGTCGGCGTGGAGGCTAGTGAGATCAACCGGCCGTCGTATAGGAGCAGGGGAGACGACGGTGCCGACGCCGCGTCGGCGCTTGAGGAGGCCGCGATCCACGAGTTGTTGGAGAGCCTGACGGGCAGTGAGGCGTGAGACCCGCAGACGTCGTGCCAAAGCGATCTCGTTTTCGAGCCGCGCACCGGGAGGCAGTGCACCTTCGTTGATGCGCTGCGCGATGGCTTCGGCAATTTGAATGTAAAGCGGGGTGGTGCTGCGTCGATTCAGGTCGATGTCAATGATGAAGGACGAAGGGTTCATAATTCTGGTGTATCCGGTGTTGTGTGAATCTGAGGTTGTCCGATGAAGTCTGCTTGCCGGAGGCGCCATTTCCGTGGTTTCCGTGGCTCAGGTCGCGTGGTCGGGTAGGAGGAACTTCAAGGGTGCGGTGAAGGGAATTGAGCCACAGGGCGGCACCCATTTGTCTCAAAAGCCCCTAACCTAGGTCGCACCTCGAAATACCAATAACAGTATACCCCGCAGCGGGCGGTTTCTACTCCATCTTTGTTCTGACAATTGTTTGGCGACGCCGCAGAGGAGAGGTGATGGCGACAATGAATAGCCGCGATCCAGTGATCGTGTCGTCATAGATGGCCCCAAGTGCACCTCAAACGTGAGGTGAGCGATAGGTGGCGTGGTGGCGCGTGTTTCGATATTGTGTCATGTAGTTGTATGCACATTACGGGAAGATCTTGGTGGTGCGCGCCGTAATATCACCGGTCTCACCGAATGTACACGCGGGTTGCGCTGCTACAGTGAACGGCACAATCGTTCAGGTGCGCA encodes:
- a CDS encoding GntR family transcriptional regulator is translated as MNPSSFIIDIDLNRRSTTPLYIQIAEAIAQRINEGALPPGARLENEIALARRLRVSRLTARQALQQLVDRGLLKRRRGVGTVVSPAPIRRPVDLTSLHADLLAAGHEVTTSVLEYEERAATAGDAQVLGTEVGVPVVSMLRLRSADGQPLALMANLLPAAIAPSPQELTSAGFYDLLHERGIVPVTADQFVGARAASSEEAATLGVREGTALLTATRTSYDEGDQIVEFGNHLYRTDRYSVTTTLFAS